In the genome of Pirellulales bacterium, the window GGCGTTGCTGGGCACGATACGGTATCCTGGAGGCGCGCATGTCGCATGAGAAGACCATCGGTAAGCCGGATGCGGGAAATCCGCACGTCCGGTTTGAAAGGGGACCTCAGGAAACGGAGCCGGCGCGCCACCGCGCCTGAGGTCTACCAATGAGCGAACAAGCCCCGCCCACCCGCCGACGATGGTTTCAACTCCAGAAGGGTTCGGTGACCCGGCGCAAATGGTGCTGCGAACGATTACAGCGGGAGGTTGCTCGCGGCTACCAGCAGGGAATGTCAATCTTCGTTTGCCAGAGCAGCGACGGCCTTATCCGGGCACTCATGGTGTTTCGAGCACTTGAGCATGCGGGCGATGCTCGATTGATTCCGAAGAGCCCACTTCGGATTGTGCTAGAAACGCAAACGTTCCTGACTCATTGCCCGTGGTGTGGAATAAATCTCGACAACCATTACACCGAAGCCGATGCCCAACTCTGCGACTGGACCCCACCCCAAAAGTTGCGGAAGGATCAGCCCCCAGCACCACAAACTTAAGACACCACCGGCCGATTCCCATCATTGACGGCCCCGGCCGCGCGCCGCTACGCTACGAAGCTCGCACCGCACGTCATTCGCATTCGCCCAGTAGCGTGCCACGTCACGAATCGCCCGTTTGCGCCAAACCGTCGGCCATGGGAGAGGAACGTGCTTTTATTCAAGAAGAAATTCCTGCCGGCCATTCGCGCCGGCGAAAAAACGCAAACCGTCCGGCTGTGGAAGCATCGCCGCATGCGGCCGGGGCAGCGCAGCTACATCCCCGGGGCCGGCTACATCCAGGTCGATACGGTCGATGAAGTCGACCTCGACGAGCTGACGGACGAGGATGCCCGCCGTGACGGCTTCGAAAACGTCGCGCTATTGCGCAGCGAGATTACGCAACTTTATGAAGAGCAGCTAACGGCCGGCTACCGAGCCTACCGGGTGATCTTTCACACGGTTTCGAAGGAGCACGCCGCAGAAGAAGTGATGAGTGATGAGCGCGAAGTGATGAGCGATATGACGGCTTGAGCGTCAATCCAAAGCCGGGAATTTCCCTTTCGCTCATCACTCAGCACTCATCGTTCCTCACTTCGGCGCTCACGCTTCTTCCTCTTCGTGCAGCACGGCCTTTTCGATGATTTCCTTCTGGGCGTGCGGTGGCACGACGTCGTAGTGGCTGAACTCCATCGTGTAGCTTCCTTGCCCGCCGGTCATGCTCGAAAGGCTGCGGGCGTAGGTCGTGACCTCGGAGAGCGGGACCTCGGCGGTGACGGTCTGCAGATCCCCGCCGGCCGAGTCCATGCCCAATACCCGGCCGCGCCGGCCTGACATATCGCTGTTGATATCCCCCAGCTTTTCGCCGGGCACCGTGATGTGTACCTTGACGATCGGTTCCAACAGCGACGGCCGCGCTTCGCGGAACACATTGCGGAAGGCCATCGAGCCCGCCGTCTTGAACGCTGCTTCCGAGCTATCGACCGGATGGTGCTTGCCGAAGTGGACCTCAACCGCCACGTTCTGCACCTTGAAGCCCGCGATCACGCCCCGTTCGAGGCGTTCTTTGAACCCCTTTTCCACGGCCGGCAGGAAGTTGTTGGGAATCGTGCCGCCGACGATCGAATCGACCCACAAGAAATTGTGCCCTTGATCGTAGTGGAATTCGCGCATCGAGGGAAAACGCGCCTTCGTGGCGAATTCCTCGATCTTGGTCCCCTCGGGCAAGGGATACATGCGGATGTGTACTTCGCCGAATTGGCCGCGGCCGCCCGATTGCTTCTTGTGCCGGTAACTTCCTTCGGCGTTGGCCTGGATCGTCTCGCGATAGGGGATCTTCGGCTCCTTGACGTCGACTTCGACCTTGTCACGCCGTTTGAGCCGCTCGCGCAATAGCTGCAAGTGCAACTCGCTCATGCCGGTCATCACCAGCTCGTGCGTCTGCGGGTCAGGAGCGAGGCGCAGGGTCGAATCTTCTTCGACGATCTTGTGCAGGGCGCCGGAGAGCTTGCCTTCGTCGCCGCGCGTTTTCGGCGTGACGGCCAGCCCCACCATGGGCGTGGGGAACTGCATGGGCGGCAGCGTGAGATCGCCCAGGCAGGTGCCGGTGTGCAGGTCCTCGCACTTGGCCACGGCCACGATATCGCCGGGCCCGGCCACGTCCAATGGCTCGGTCGTCGAGCCTTGCACGCGCAACAACTGGTGCAGTTTGACCGGCTTGCGTGCCGTCGAGGCATGGACCGTTTCGTCCTTCTTCAGCGTGCCCGAATAGATGCGCATATAGCTCAGCCGTTGCACGAACGGATCGATGCGCGTCTTGAAGACCTGCGCCACCAGCGGTGCGGCCGGGTCGGGTTTGATCTCGACCTCGCTGCCATCCGTCTTGTTTGCCTTGTGCGGAATTTTGTTGGGGGGCACAGAGCAGAGAGCCAGCGCATCGAGGAATTCGGGCACGCCAATGCCGGGCTTCCCGGCCACGCACACGATCGGAATCAGGCTGCCTGCGGCCACGGCGTCGACGATCAGCCGGCTGATCTCTTCCGGCGTGGGGGGCGTGCCTTCGAAGTAACGCTCCGTAACGGCTTCGTCGACTTCGATAATCGACTCGATCAGCGATTCGTTGATCGCCGCCGGGTCGACCAGGGCCCCCTTGGTGTCGGCCGGTACGTTCAGCGTGCTGACCACGCCTTTGAAGTCGTGCCCGCTGCCGATCGGCACGTTCAGCGGCACGCAGGCCGTACCGAACAGGGCGCGGATGTTCTTGAGCAGCTTGTCGAACTCGATATTCTCCGAGTCCATTTTGCTGACGACGATGATCCGCCCCAGGCCGGCCTTGCCCGCCTCTTGAAACACGCGGCGGGTGTTGACCTCGATCCCTGAGTGGGCGTTGACGAAGATGCAGGCGTTGTCGACGCCGCGGAGGGCCGCGAGAGTTTGGCCGATGAAGTCGGGGTAGCCCGGCGTATCGATGACGTTGAAGTATTTGCCGGCGTGGTTGAAGTGCACCAGGCTCGATTCGACCGTGTACTTGTGGTGCTTCTCTTCCTCGTCGAAGTCGCAGATGCTGGTGCCGGCCTCGACGCTGGCCGGATGGTTGATGGCCCCGGTTTTGGCGAGCAGCGTGTCAGCCAGCGTCGTCTTGCCGGCCGAGCCGTGCCCACAAAAAGCAATGTTGCGGATGTCCTCGACTTTGTGCTGAGCCATGAAACCATCCTCTGGGCTTGATGCGTGATTGCGTGCTCGATCGAGAAATGAGAGGCGGCGCCGCGGCATTTCGCCGCCGCCGGCCTTTGTCTCGATTTGTAAACAGCCTCTTACACCAGCTGATCTGCTTGTCGGCTTCCTCCTTCGGCGGCGGCGAGAGCTTCGCGCAGCGTGAATTTTTTATCGTAGAGGGCGCGGCCGATAATGCAGCCCGCCAGCCCAAGCTCGGCCAATTGGCGCACGTCGTCCGCCGCGTGAATGCCGCCTGAAGCGATGACCGGCAGCCGCGTGGCGGCCTGCATCTCGCGCATGGCCGTCAGGTTCGGGCCGCACAGCATGCCGTCTGTCGCGATGTCGGTATAGATGATCGCGGCCAAGGGCTCGTTCGAGAAATCGCGCGCCAGCTCCGTGGCTTGCACGCCACTGGTGCGCAGCCAGCCGTCGGTGGCCACCTGCCCGTCGCGCGCGTCGATCCCCAGCACCAGCCGGCCGGGCACTTCGCGCGCCAGTTGGCGAAACCACTGGGGCTCGGCCAGGGCCCGCGTGCCGATTACCAGGCGCGACAGGCCCGCGTCGAGCAACTGCCTGACGGTTTGCTCGTCGCGGATGCCTCCGCCCACTTCGCAGGGCACGTCCACCGCGGCCAGGATGGCTTCGATGGCGGGCAGATTCGTGGGCCGCCCGTCACGCGCGCCATCGAGATCGACCAGGTGCAGGCATTGCGCGCCTTCGGCCACCCAGTGCCGGGCCATGGCAGCGGGATCGTCGCCGAAGACCGTTTCGCGGTCGTAGTCCCCTTGTTGAAGGCGAACGCATTTGCCTCCGCGCAAGTCAATAGCCGGCCAGATCTGCATACCGCTTGAATCCCGCGCGCAAGAGAAGATCGAAAGGACCGTTCAAATATCGCACAGAAAAAAACGACAAGCAATAGTCGGCCGTACGTTGCGAGCTGCGCCATGCTTTTTCCGCCACCGGCGGAATAAGCATGTGGTTGCAGAGCCGCGCCCCACAGAATGGCGGCTAAGAAATGCGAGCGTTCCGCGATCCAGGTGTAGGTCGATGCGATATTAGCCTCGGCCTCAGGATGAATGATGACGCGCAGGTCACCCATCGCGGAGCTCAGGGCGCGACGCACGGAAATCGGCGTCGAATTCCTCGAAGGGCCTGCCCTGCCCTCGCCGAAGAGGGCTAGTTCTGGCTGACGCCGTCGCCGCTGCGTTCTTCTTTATTGAGCAGGTGGCGCAGGTAGCGAGCCCGCTCGATGTTCCGGTCGGCCGTGTCGAGTTCGCCGCCGGTGATCTTTTGCAGGTGGGCCGGCTGCGTATAGATGAAGAGCTTGTTGACGGTGGGGATTTCCAAGTCGTGGATCAGCCCCAGGTTTACTCCCATGCGGACGCTGGAGAGCAAGTGCATGGTTTCTTCAGAGCTGATGGTTTGCGCCGTGCGCAGGATGCCATAGGCCCGGCTGACCCGATCGTGCAAGTTCTCGTGACTTTCGCGCACCAAGAAGTCGCGCGCTTTGCGCTCGTAGTCGATGATCGTGGGAATGACGTCACCCACCTGCTTGACGAGATCTGGCTCACTGCGACCGAGCGTGATCTGGTTGCTGATCTGGTAGAAGTCGCCCATGGCCTGCGAGCCTTCGCCGTACAGTCCCCGCACGGCAAGGCTGATCTTTTGCAGCGAGCGGAACAGCTTGTCAATCTGCCGCGTGATGACCAGGGCCGGCAGGTGCAGCATCACGCTCACGCGCATGCCGGTGCCGACATTGGTGGGACAGGCCGTGAGGTAGCCCAGGTTTTCGTTGAAAGCGTAGGTGACCTGTTTTTCGACCAGGTCGTCGATGCGGTTGATCGTCTCCCAGGCGTTCTGCAGGTTCAATCCGCTTTGAATCACCTGGATGCGCAGGTGATCCTCTTCATTGATCATCAGGCTGGTCTGTTCGTTCTCGGCAATGACGACGCCGCGCGGACCTTCGGCTTCGGAATGCTCGCGGCTGATCAATTGCCGCTCGACGAGCAATTGCCGGTCGAGCGCCGGCAACTTATTGACGTCGACGAACGTCATCGCGCCGAGCTCGTCGATGCCGGTGACCCGCTCGCGCAGCACGCGCTCGATCTCGGCGCGGTCCGCGGCATTGGCACGACTGATGAACGGGTAATCCGCCAAATTGCGCGCCAGGCGGATGCGGCTGCTCATGACGATGTCGGCCTCGGGACCAGCGCCCCGTAGCCATTCGCCGCTAGTACGTGCCAGGTTCGTAAAATCCACGTTCGCTTAATCCGACTGCTGAGGACTTGCTCGTACCGTTCCGCGCGCTCACACGTGGCTGCTCACTCTGGCACACGCTCTCCGCAGCGAACGGAATTCATCCGAAGCTGCGACTCACGATTGCTCGATCTGGCGAATCTCGTCCCGCAACTGCGACGCCCGCTCGTAATCCTCGCTCTGCACCGCCTCTTTCATCTCTCGGCGGAGGCGAATCAGGTCGGTTTGCCGATCGGTATTCCCCTGCGTCCGCTGCGGACGCTTGCCGATGTGCCGCGACTCGCCGTGAATATTCAGGATCAGCGGCTCCAACTCCTTCTGGAAGCAAATATAATCGTGCGGGCAGCCCAGACGGCCCTCCTTGCGAAACTCGAAGAACGTAATCCCGCAGATCGGGCAAGCCTGCTGATCCAGCCGCGCCAATTCCTCGGCGGTCTGACCCACGGCCAGATGTTGCGCCAGCGCCCCGGCCAGGCTCTGACCGCTCCCCTGCTCGGGCTCCGATTCGGTCAGGTAGCTGCGAGCGTGCTGCTCGCACAGGTGCAATTCCTGCGGCTTGCCACCGGTCAACTCGGTGATATGGAACGTCGCCGGCTTATCGCAACGCTGACACTTCATAGCTGTCGAATCTGCCCTGGCAAGGCCGGCGTCACGACGCCCAATTACTTGCCGCGTAGCAGTTTAGAGTGTGGTCGTTTGCTGCCCAAGGGATTCTAACAGTGCCCCCTAGGGTGTCAATGCCGACCGGTTTGGGCGGGATCGAACCGGCAACAAACGGCCCGCATTTATGTTTGCCGCCTGAACGTCAGCGACGCCACCACCCCAGGAGAACTGCAAAGTTGAGATTCTGCGCGCGTATCTTCTGTAGCCGGCCTCGGTGAGGGCCGGGATTCCGCGTGCCGCTTCCAGGGTCACAGACCCCGGCTACAGACTTTGCAGTTCTCCTGGCCACCACCCGGCTTCGGTTGTCCCTATTTTCGCCCGTTGCTAAGCTCAAGCGCGCGAACGGACCTCGAAGGACGATCCCCGTTTCCGCGATCGGCGGCAATCCTCGCCGATCGCGAACCTGGCGCGCGACGCCGGTTTCCTATCCTGATGCGTCAACGTGCTGTTCGCAGTCGATTCCAATCGCGTGGAGAACAACAGACTCGGATGGGACACTTCCCCGATTTCGATACGTTCTGTCGCCTCTCGGCAGGGGTGCATCTCGTTCCGGTCTATCGTCGTCTGCTCAGCGATATGCTGACCCCGGTCACCGCCTGTCGGCGCGTTGATGCCGGCCGCGGCGCCTGCCTGTTCGAGAGCGTCGTAGGTGGCGAACGCGTCGGCCGTTACAGCTTCGTGGCGGCAGGACCGTTTCTCGAATTCGAGGCCCGCGGCAACGACGTGACGATCACGAATCTCACCGGCCCGACGCCGCGCAGTGAGAAATTCCGCTCGCCGGATCCGCTCGAGGATCTCAAGAAGCAAGTCAATCGCTGGCGCTCGGCAACGCTCGCCGATCTGCCCCCGTTTTGCAGCGGGGCGGTGGGGTACGCGGGCTATGACGCGGTGCGCTACGTCGAGAATCTGCCGAATGCGCCCCCCGACGACCGCGGGCTGCCCGATTTGGTCTTCGCTTTCTACGACCACATGCTGGTCTTCGACAACATCACCAAGACCATGACCATCGTGGCGATGGCCCGGCTCGACGACGACCGTCGTTCGCCGGCCGACCTGAAAGCTGCCTATGACGATGCGTGTCGGCGCGTCGACTCGCTGGTCGAGCAACTAGCCACGCCCGGAGCCGATCCGCGGCCCGTCGATATTGCTACGCGTGGCGAGCCGCGCATCATGGTCGAATCGAATTTCACGCGCGAGGCGTTCGAGGCCGCCGTCGAACGCTGTTTGGAGTACATCCGCGCCGGCGACATTTTCCAGGTCGTCCTCAGCCAGCGCTTGAAGACAAAGATCACGGCCCATCCGTTCGAAATCTATCGCACGCTGCGCGTCGTGAACCCCAGCCCGTTCATGTTCTACCTGCGCACGCCTCAGGTGACGCTGGTCGGCAGCTCACCGGAAATCCTGGTTCGCTGCATGGACGGTGAAGTAACCGTTCGGCCGCTGGCCGGCACGCGCCCCCGCGGCGCGAGTGAGGAAGAGGACCGGCGCCTGGCCGAAGAGCTGCTGGCCGATCCCAAAGAACGGGCCGAGCATGTCATGCTCGTGGACCTGGGGCGCAACGACGTCGGCCGGGTTGCCCGCTATGGCTCGGTCGAACTGTCGGACGTCATGACCGTCGAGCGCTACAGCCACGTCATGCACATTACGTCGAACGTCACGGGGCAGTTATCGCCCGGCCGCGATGCCTTCGACGCTTTGCGCGCCTGCCTACCGGCCGGCACCGTCTCCGGCGCCCCGAAGGTGCGGGCGATGCAAATCATCGACGAGCTCGAACCGCACCGTCGCGGTCCCTACGCGGGCGCGGTGGGATATTTCGACTTCAACGGCAACATGGATACCTGCATCGCGCTGCGCACCTTGGTGGTCCAAAACGGAAACGCGTACGTCCAGGCCGGCGCGGGCCTCGTGGCGGACAGCGTGCCGGCGGCCGAGTATCAGGAAACGCTCAATAAGGCCCGCGGGCTCTTGAAGGCGATCGAAATCACCGAAGATCGGATGCGTGCGACCTGATTGCCGTGGCGAGGGCGGGAGGCGATGCGACGATCACGCTGCCTGGTACGCCTCGGCGCGGGCGCGATCCACGTCCACCCCCAGGCCGGGCGCCTGCGGCACGGAGATCGTCCCGTCAAGAATGACCAACGGGTCGCGCAGCACGCTCTCGTGCAGTTGGTACGCGGCGCATTCGTGGGCCAGCCCCAGATTGGGCGTCGCCGCGGCCAGGTGCAACACGCCGGCGAGCGCTACGCCGAGCCCCGCTCCGCCGCGCAGTGAGACGGGCAACTGCGCCGCGGCGCCTACGATCGCGCATTTTCGCGCCGGCCACAGCCCACCGACGACCCCAATATCGACCAGGACGTGCAAGGGGACTCCGCAACGC includes:
- a CDS encoding elongation factor G produces the protein MAQHKVEDIRNIAFCGHGSAGKTTLADTLLAKTGAINHPASVEAGTSICDFDEEEKHHKYTVESSLVHFNHAGKYFNVIDTPGYPDFIGQTLAALRGVDNACIFVNAHSGIEVNTRRVFQEAGKAGLGRIIVVSKMDSENIEFDKLLKNIRALFGTACVPLNVPIGSGHDFKGVVSTLNVPADTKGALVDPAAINESLIESIIEVDEAVTERYFEGTPPTPEEISRLIVDAVAAGSLIPIVCVAGKPGIGVPEFLDALALCSVPPNKIPHKANKTDGSEVEIKPDPAAPLVAQVFKTRIDPFVQRLSYMRIYSGTLKKDETVHASTARKPVKLHQLLRVQGSTTEPLDVAGPGDIVAVAKCEDLHTGTCLGDLTLPPMQFPTPMVGLAVTPKTRGDEGKLSGALHKIVEEDSTLRLAPDPQTHELVMTGMSELHLQLLRERLKRRDKVEVDVKEPKIPYRETIQANAEGSYRHKKQSGGRGQFGEVHIRMYPLPEGTKIEEFATKARFPSMREFHYDQGHNFLWVDSIVGGTIPNNFLPAVEKGFKERLERGVIAGFKVQNVAVEVHFGKHHPVDSSEAAFKTAGSMAFRNVFREARPSLLEPIVKVHITVPGEKLGDINSDMSGRRGRVLGMDSAGGDLQTVTAEVPLSEVTTYARSLSSMTGGQGSYTMEFSHYDVVPPHAQKEIIEKAVLHEEEEA
- the hisA gene encoding 1-(5-phosphoribosyl)-5-[(5-phosphoribosylamino)methylideneamino]imidazole-4-carboxamide isomerase — its product is MQIWPAIDLRGGKCVRLQQGDYDRETVFGDDPAAMARHWVAEGAQCLHLVDLDGARDGRPTNLPAIEAILAAVDVPCEVGGGIRDEQTVRQLLDAGLSRLVIGTRALAEPQWFRQLAREVPGRLVLGIDARDGQVATDGWLRTSGVQATELARDFSNEPLAAIIYTDIATDGMLCGPNLTAMREMQAATRLPVIASGGIHAADDVRQLAELGLAGCIIGRALYDKKFTLREALAAAEGGSRQADQLV
- a CDS encoding ASCH domain-containing protein, translating into MLLFKKKFLPAIRAGEKTQTVRLWKHRRMRPGQRSYIPGAGYIQVDTVDEVDLDELTDEDARRDGFENVALLRSEITQLYEEQLTAGYRAYRVIFHTVSKEHAAEEVMSDEREVMSDMTA
- a CDS encoding protein arginine kinase — its product is MDFTNLARTSGEWLRGAGPEADIVMSSRIRLARNLADYPFISRANAADRAEIERVLRERVTGIDELGAMTFVDVNKLPALDRQLLVERQLISREHSEAEGPRGVVIAENEQTSLMINEEDHLRIQVIQSGLNLQNAWETINRIDDLVEKQVTYAFNENLGYLTACPTNVGTGMRVSVMLHLPALVITRQIDKLFRSLQKISLAVRGLYGEGSQAMGDFYQISNQITLGRSEPDLVKQVGDVIPTIIDYERKARDFLVRESHENLHDRVSRAYGILRTAQTISSEETMHLLSSVRMGVNLGLIHDLEIPTVNKLFIYTQPAHLQKITGGELDTADRNIERARYLRHLLNKEERSGDGVSQN
- a CDS encoding UvrB/UvrC motif-containing protein gives rise to the protein MKCQRCDKPATFHITELTGGKPQELHLCEQHARSYLTESEPEQGSGQSLAGALAQHLAVGQTAEELARLDQQACPICGITFFEFRKEGRLGCPHDYICFQKELEPLILNIHGESRHIGKRPQRTQGNTDRQTDLIRLRREMKEAVQSEDYERASQLRDEIRQIEQS
- the trpE gene encoding anthranilate synthase component I, which gives rise to MGHFPDFDTFCRLSAGVHLVPVYRRLLSDMLTPVTACRRVDAGRGACLFESVVGGERVGRYSFVAAGPFLEFEARGNDVTITNLTGPTPRSEKFRSPDPLEDLKKQVNRWRSATLADLPPFCSGAVGYAGYDAVRYVENLPNAPPDDRGLPDLVFAFYDHMLVFDNITKTMTIVAMARLDDDRRSPADLKAAYDDACRRVDSLVEQLATPGADPRPVDIATRGEPRIMVESNFTREAFEAAVERCLEYIRAGDIFQVVLSQRLKTKITAHPFEIYRTLRVVNPSPFMFYLRTPQVTLVGSSPEILVRCMDGEVTVRPLAGTRPRGASEEEDRRLAEELLADPKERAEHVMLVDLGRNDVGRVARYGSVELSDVMTVERYSHVMHITSNVTGQLSPGRDAFDALRACLPAGTVSGAPKVRAMQIIDELEPHRRGPYAGAVGYFDFNGNMDTCIALRTLVVQNGNAYVQAGAGLVADSVPAAEYQETLNKARGLLKAIEITEDRMRAT